In the genome of Mycobacterium kansasii ATCC 12478, one region contains:
- a CDS encoding ferredoxin, with protein MRIVVDLVRCQGYAQCCFLAPRAFKLAGEEALVYHPNPDDTQRQQILRAAAACPVQAIRMDPLETSQLAHETGSV; from the coding sequence TTGCGTATCGTGGTCGACCTGGTGCGTTGTCAGGGCTACGCCCAGTGCTGCTTCCTTGCGCCCCGGGCATTCAAGCTGGCGGGGGAGGAGGCGCTGGTATATCACCCCAATCCGGACGATACGCAACGTCAGCAGATCCTGCGGGCCGCGGCAGCCTGTCCGGTCCAGGCGATCCGGATGGACCCGTTAGAAACTTCGCAACTGGCCCACGAAACGGGGTCAGTATGA